The DNA sequence GCGCCGCAGCCTCGCCCAGCACGGCAGGCATCAGGTCGAGTCGCTCAACTACTCCCCGCTGACCTGCGACATCCGCACTGCCGCCGAACTGCTCGGCCGCCATATAGAGGGGATCTGCGAGCGCACCGGCAGCAGGCAGGTGGACGTCGTCGGGCACAGCCTCGGCGGGCTGATAGCGCGCTACTACGTGCAGTGTCTCGGCGGCGACGTCAGGGTCCGCACCCTCGTCACGCTCGGCACGCCGCACTCCGGCACCCGCGTCGTCCCGCTGGCGAACGCGCACCCGATCGTGCGTCAGATGCGCCCCGGCTCACCGGTCCTGGAGAAACTGGCGGCTCCCGCGCCCGGCTGCCGTACTCATTTCGTGAGCTTCTGGAGCGACCTCGACCACTTGATGGACCCGCTGGAGACAGCCTGCATCGACCACCCGGACCTGATGGCACAGAACGTCCGCGTCACCGGCATCGGACACCTCGCCCTGCCCGTGCACCCCGCCGTGGCTACCGGGATCCGGCAGGCCCTCGACTCCGCACGAACCGGAGCCGAGGCCACCGCCCAGGCCGGCGGCCTGACAGTGGCGTAGCCATCCCGCACCATCCCGCCGGCCGCGCCCGAGAGCTGCCCGAGAGTCGCCCGACGACCTGATCGCACGCGCCCCACAGCCTCAGGACAGCTGACCAAACGTCGAACAATCTTCGAACACAAGGCCAAACTCACGCCCGCAGTCCGCCAAAACACGGCCGAATGCCCGTTTCCTGCGCGCGCGAAACCTGCCGAAGATTGTCGTGCCCGCATACCGCCGGGTACAGTCGCCGCACTGCTCTGGCAGCCCCTGTTGTCGAGGCGAGAGAGAAGTTGGTGAACGATCGTCACCCGTCGGGGACCATGACCTCTCC is a window from the Streptomyces sp. NBC_00299 genome containing:
- a CDS encoding lipase family alpha/beta hydrolase, whose translation is MKVTGAVIPFLPLCRRLLPSSLAGLSLALLKATALELAILAGHVLLYPSGIAQERRTTPQLPARDTAQLPAETNPPVVLLHGFIDNRSVFVLLRRSLAQHGRHQVESLNYSPLTCDIRTAAELLGRHIEGICERTGSRQVDVVGHSLGGLIARYYVQCLGGDVRVRTLVTLGTPHSGTRVVPLANAHPIVRQMRPGSPVLEKLAAPAPGCRTHFVSFWSDLDHLMDPLETACIDHPDLMAQNVRVTGIGHLALPVHPAVATGIRQALDSARTGAEATAQAGGLTVA